From the genome of Paracidovorax avenae:
TCACTGCGTTGAAGTTGGCTTCTGCCGCGTCGCTGGCCTGCTTGACGGCCTTCTGGACGGTTTCGAAAGCATTGTTGGCGGCGGACACGGCGCTCTTGAACACGGCCACACCGGTTTCGGTGCCGGCGGGGGCATTGCGGGCGGCGGTGTCCACCAGGTTGCTGAAGTTGCGCTGGATCTCGGCGGCCTGGGCTTCGAAGGCACGGCCGAATTCGGCGGTGGTGCCGGAAGCGATTTCGTACAGGTGGCGGTTGTAGGCGGCGGTCTTCTCGGCCAGGGGCTGGAAGAAGGCGGCTTGCAGCGAGAGGAGTTCCTGGGCGTCCTTGACCGACAGCAGGGCCTGCGTGTGGGTGGCGGCTTCGCTCAGGGTGGCGCGCGAGGCGGTCACGTTCAGTTCGACCAGCTTCTCGACGCCTTCGAAGGCCTTGTTCGTGAGACCGAACAGGGTGTCCAGGTGGGCCTTCTGGGAAGCGATGAGTTGCTCGGGGGTCAGCGACATGTGTATCTCCTCTGAAAACAGTCCGGGTTCGGACATAAGCCAAGTGGATGGAACCGCGCTACGCCAAGTTCATGTTGCAGTGCAGCATGGGACGAATTCTAGAGGCTTTGCCCCGCGGCGCAAGCCTTTTTGCTGCACTGCAGCATGTTTAGAGTCGTTCCT
Proteins encoded in this window:
- a CDS encoding phasin family protein codes for the protein MSLTPEQLIASQKAHLDTLFGLTNKAFEGVEKLVELNVTASRATLSEAATHTQALLSVKDAQELLSLQAAFFQPLAEKTAAYNRHLYEIASGTTAEFGRAFEAQAAEIQRNFSNLVDTAARNAPAGTETGVAVFKSAVSAANNAFETVQKAVKQASDAAEANFNAVTNTATANATNATNAAAAATSAAMRKR